In Vibrio celticus, one genomic interval encodes:
- a CDS encoding patatin-like phospholipase family protein: MISRWIVSGLGIVGTVISFQLFASTATQVDQSQQAEQAHKRPTVAVVLAGGGAKGAAHIGVLKALEEMQIPVDYITGTSMGSYVGGLYATGMSADEIESFIYTVDWNRGYRDRVNRSDRRVRDKEYEDRYQLNTDLGLGWGEIKARKGVVQGQNMLRILRETTGNLSPLDSFDHLAIPYRSVATDIIELEEVVIDHGHLVDAMMASMSVPGALPPYSLDGRMLVDGGVTNNMPIDVARAMGADIVIAVDISTNYKGKDDFTNFLAAADQLSNYLVQRSTQEQAETLTDDDVFLRPDVGEMETTEFDKMPSAFLAGYEAAKQHTDELSKLSLSNADYQHYIEDKQKARRQLKHGDQTVVDRVVINNNTHYSDKLIENRLNLDSGEVLKTSEIESKVQDLYALDRFELVTYEFDTVDGEEQLQVDVNEKSWGPNYLNFRFFLEDDFSTTSQYSLGVSANFTDINKHGAELRTNIEMGTDKRIEAELYSPFFSSQKLFTSASVVYSKENRNLPADIDDIEEPTLDVTKDYLPMTYSEYVGELALGYQPTLWQELKFGVRYTDGDVEVSSLPSLGSGGYKRIGGFMGYRLDTLDNFSLPTKGYFVDLEYLVSHDDFDNDSSLGESDLTSESDTVYEFSANFMAAKSIEKHTLVAKLDYGIVESKNSVFPIAPKELGGFLNLSGIPRNSLIGQNLAYTSLIYRYKWFENDFGLFKSPFYVGASIEHGGVWSNNDLSIDEAPMYTAGSVFAGVDSPIGPIILAYGRTEDNFDSVYLIVGTSYK, translated from the coding sequence ATGATTTCTCGTTGGATAGTGAGCGGCTTAGGTATTGTGGGCACTGTAATCAGTTTTCAGCTGTTTGCATCTACCGCGACACAGGTTGATCAATCTCAGCAAGCTGAACAAGCTCATAAAAGGCCAACCGTTGCTGTCGTTCTTGCTGGTGGTGGTGCCAAAGGTGCAGCTCACATTGGTGTACTTAAAGCCTTAGAAGAGATGCAAATCCCGGTGGATTATATTACCGGTACTAGTATGGGCTCATACGTTGGTGGTCTTTATGCGACAGGGATGAGCGCAGACGAGATCGAGAGCTTTATTTATACGGTTGATTGGAATCGTGGTTATCGTGATCGCGTTAACCGTAGTGATCGCCGAGTGCGTGACAAAGAGTATGAAGACCGCTACCAACTGAACACCGATCTCGGTTTAGGTTGGGGCGAAATCAAAGCTAGGAAAGGGGTGGTGCAAGGCCAGAATATGTTGCGTATTCTACGTGAGACCACAGGTAACCTCTCTCCACTCGACTCTTTTGACCATCTTGCTATTCCCTACCGTTCAGTCGCAACTGACATCATCGAACTTGAAGAGGTTGTCATCGATCATGGCCACCTTGTTGATGCCATGATGGCGAGTATGTCAGTACCCGGCGCGCTTCCCCCTTATTCCCTAGATGGTCGAATGCTGGTTGATGGTGGTGTCACCAATAACATGCCCATCGACGTTGCCAGAGCGATGGGCGCGGACATTGTCATTGCGGTGGATATCAGTACCAACTACAAAGGCAAAGATGATTTCACGAATTTTCTAGCTGCAGCTGACCAACTCTCTAATTATCTTGTTCAACGCAGCACCCAAGAGCAAGCTGAAACTCTAACAGACGATGATGTCTTCCTGCGCCCAGATGTTGGGGAAATGGAGACGACAGAATTTGATAAAATGCCATCGGCTTTCCTCGCGGGCTATGAAGCCGCTAAGCAGCATACTGATGAACTTTCTAAGCTATCGCTCTCAAATGCCGATTATCAGCATTATATCGAGGACAAGCAAAAAGCACGCAGACAGCTAAAACACGGCGATCAGACCGTCGTTGACCGAGTTGTTATCAATAACAATACCCACTATTCCGATAAGCTGATCGAAAACCGTTTAAACCTTGATTCAGGAGAGGTTCTGAAGACCAGTGAAATTGAATCTAAAGTACAAGACCTCTATGCGCTAGATAGATTCGAGTTGGTGACTTATGAATTTGACACTGTAGATGGCGAGGAACAACTGCAGGTTGATGTGAACGAAAAGTCTTGGGGGCCAAACTACCTCAACTTTCGTTTCTTTCTTGAGGATGATTTCTCTACTACAAGCCAATACTCGCTCGGTGTCTCAGCCAACTTTACTGATATTAATAAGCATGGTGCAGAGCTAAGAACCAATATCGAGATGGGAACGGACAAACGAATTGAAGCGGAACTTTACTCGCCATTCTTTTCGAGTCAAAAGCTGTTTACTTCGGCATCGGTTGTTTACAGCAAAGAGAACAGAAACCTACCCGCAGATATTGATGATATTGAAGAACCGACACTGGACGTAACGAAAGATTATCTCCCTATGACGTATAGTGAATATGTCGGTGAATTGGCATTAGGCTATCAACCAACCTTGTGGCAGGAGCTGAAATTTGGTGTTCGTTATACTGATGGGGATGTTGAGGTTTCTTCGTTACCTTCATTGGGCAGTGGTGGCTACAAGCGTATTGGTGGCTTCATGGGTTACCGACTGGATACTTTGGATAATTTCAGCTTACCGACCAAGGGTTACTTTGTCGATTTAGAGTACCTCGTTTCTCATGATGATTTTGATAATGACAGCTCTCTTGGTGAATCGGATTTAACGTCTGAGAGTGATACGGTTTATGAGTTTTCGGCCAATTTCATGGCAGCAAAGAGTATTGAGAAGCATACTTTAGTCGCAAAGCTTGATTACGGCATTGTAGAAAGTAAAAACTCTGTTTTTCCAATCGCTCCCAAAGAGCTAGGAGGGTTCCTCAATCTATCCGGTATTCCAAGGAATAGCTTGATCGGTCAAAACTTAGCATACACCAGTTTGATTTATCGCTATAAGTGGTTTGAAAATGACTTCGGTCTCTTTAAATCACCATTCTACGTGGGGGCATCCATTGAACATGGTGGTGTTTGGTCGAACAATGATTTGAGTATTGATGAAGCGCCAATGTACACCGCGGGTTCTGTTTTCGCAGGTGTCGATTCACCCATCGGGCCAATCATTTTAGCTTATGGCCGAACCGAAGATAACTTCGATTCGGTGTATCTGATTGTAGGTACGTCCTACAAATAA